The genome window AACAACCGTATTGGTCGTCCACGTCAGTTATACACTGGTGAAACCAAAAGAGACCTGTAATTGCCTCTTATGAGAAAGGCCGCTTAAGCGGCCTTTTTTATTGCTCATTCAAACATCTAACAAAGAAGAACGACATTAGTACAACACCAGCCGCGACATAAAATAACATCCCATGCACCAATATCTCCCACATCACACCACTAAAGAAAGCTCCTATTGCACCACCTAACCCGAAACTTACCCCGCTATATAGTGCTTGCCCTCTTCCAGAAAACTCCTTCGAGAAAAACTTCTGTACATACATCATAGATACGACATGAAGACAACCAAATGAAAACGCATGCAGAATTTGTGATAGGGCAATAAAAAGAAGGCTATCTGGCAGCACCCCTATCATCATCCACCTAACTGCTGTTAAACCAATGGACAATTTAAGTAGAAAATAAGGGCCTACTCGACGCACCCATGATGGAAAAATCAAGAACAAAACAACTTCAGATACAACACCTAACGCCCAAAGACCACCGATCACACCGCTCGAATAATCAAACTCCTTCAAATACAGACTATAAAAGGAATAATAAGGACCGTGAGATGCCTGCGTAAGCAGACAAATTACAAGAAAAGCAGCTACATTTGACCGCTTCAATAATGGCAGAACACTTTTGGTTCGGGCACCACTAAAAACCTCATCTTCATTTCTTAACTCAGAAAGCGAAAAGCTAACAAGCCCGGCACACAACACAATAGACACCATGATAATGGGCAGCCAGGAGATAGAAACAAAGTCAAACAGCCCACCTAAGCCCAGAGATAGGACAATAAAACCAATGGAACCCCACATTCTTATTTTCGAATAGAGATGAGCCCGATTTCCCAGGGATTCCAAGGTATAAGCTTCAAACTGTGAAAGAATTGCATTCCAAAAAACAGAATACAGCGCACTATAGATCAAAAGCTCATAAAGACTAAAATCCAAAAGGAACAATGAAAAGAAAGTCCCGGCACCAAGGACCCCTACCCTAATCACTCTCGCTCGAAAACCTGTGCGATCAGAAATCCAGCCAGCAACACTTGGCGCAAAGATTTTTGTTCCTAAAAAAATGGATTGAACCAAGCCTATCTGATAACCAGTGAACCCTTGCCCCTCTAGAAA of Litoribrevibacter albus contains these proteins:
- a CDS encoding MFS transporter, with the protein product MQSATAVPLSLFYFFYFSFLGCLLPFWPVFLEGQGFTGYQIGLVQSIFLGTKIFAPSVAGWISDRTGFRARVIRVGVLGAGTFFSLFLLDFSLYELLIYSALYSVFWNAILSQFEAYTLESLGNRAHLYSKIRMWGSIGFIVLSLGLGGLFDFVSISWLPIIMVSIVLCAGLVSFSLSELRNEDEVFSGARTKSVLPLLKRSNVAAFLVICLLTQASHGPYYSFYSLYLKEFDYSSGVIGGLWALGVVSEVVLFLIFPSWVRRVGPYFLLKLSIGLTAVRWMMIGVLPDSLLFIALSQILHAFSFGCLHVVSMMYVQKFFSKEFSGRGQALYSGVSFGLGGAIGAFFSGVMWEILVHGMLFYVAAGVVLMSFFFVRCLNEQ